A genomic segment from Nicotiana tabacum cultivar K326 chromosome 7, ASM71507v2, whole genome shotgun sequence encodes:
- the LOC107800062 gene encoding scopoletin glucosyltransferase-like gives MNKRTDQLHAYFFPVMAPGHMIPLVDMARQFARRGVKATLVTTPLNAPKFSKTIQRERELGSDISIRTIEFPCKEAGLPDGCENLASTTSTEMTQKFIKALYLFQQPIEQFLEEDHPDCLIAGTLFPWTVDVAAKLGIPRLVFSGTGLLPICAYHSLMEYKPHLKVESDTEEFIIPGLPHTIKMSRQQLSDHIKDETENPMTEIIKDVMRAEMTSYGAIVNSFYEVEPNYVKHYREVVGKKAWHIGPVSLCNKDNEDKAQRGQEICFSEHQCLDWLNSKKPKSVVYICFGSMSFFSSAQLLEIAMALEASDQQFIWVVKQNTKNEEQNEWMPEGFEEKLKGRGLIIKGWAPQVLILDHEAIGGFVTHCGWNSSLEGVTAGVPMVTWPLSAEQFFNEKLLVEILKIGVPVGAQAWSQRTDSRVPINRENIQRAMTKLMVGSEAEEMRSRAAALGKLAKMAVEKGGSSDNNLVSLLEELRKKQSNSN, from the coding sequence ATGAATAAAAGAACTGATCAACTTCATGCATACTTTTTCCCAGTGATGGCTCCAGGCCACATGATACCACTAGTGGACATGGCCAGGCAATTTGCTCGGCGTGGTGTGAAGGCAACCCTTGTCACCACTCCTCTCAACGCACCTAAATTCTCCAAAACAATCCAAAGAGAAAGAGAGTTGGGCAGTGATATTAGCATCCGAACAATCGAGTTCCCTTGCAAAGAAGCTGGATTGCCAGATGGCTGTGAAAACTTAGCTTCTACTACTAGTACAGAAATGACCCAGAAATTCATCAAAGCCCTGTACTTGTTTCAACAACCAATTGAACAATTCCTAGAAGAAGATCATCCAGATTGTCTAATAGCAGGCACTCTCTTCCCTTGGACTGTTGACGTTGCAGCCAAGCTGGGAATTCCAAGACTAGTTTTCAGTGGCACCGGTTTACTTCCTATTTGTGCTTATCACAGTTTGATGGAATACAAACCTCACTTGAAGGTCGAATCTGACACAGAAGAGTTCATCATCCCTGGCCTTCCTCACACAATAAAGATGTCAAGACAACAGCTCTCTGACCATATAAAGGATGAAACAGAAAACCCAATGACTGAAATAATTAAAGATGTTATGAGAGCAGAAATGACTAGTTATGGAGCTATTGTAAACAGCTTTTATGAGGTGGAACCAAATTATGTAAAACATTACAGGGAAGTGGTAGGGAAAAAAGCATGGCACATTGGTCCAGTTTCACTCTGCAATAAGGACAATGAAGATAAAGCTCAAAGAGGACAAGAAATCTGCTTTTCTGAGCATCAGTGTTTAGATTGGCTCAattccaagaaaccaaaatcggTCGTTTACATCTGTTTCGGCAGCATGTCGTTCTTTTCATCGGCTCAGTTGCTTGAGATAGCAATGGCTCTTGAAGCTTCAGACCAGCAATTTATTTGGGTGGTGaagcaaaatacaaaaaatgaagagCAGAATGAGTGGATGCCAGAAGGATTTGAGGAAAAGCTGAAGGGACGAGGTCTGATAATAAAAGGATGGGCACCGCAGGTGCTGATCCTTGATCATGAAGCAATTGGAGGTTTTGTCACTCACTGCGGATGGAACTCGTCGCTGGAAGGAGTAACTGCTGGAGTTCCAATGGTTACGTGGCCACTGTCAGCTGAGCAATTTTTTAATGAAAAGCTGCTCGTAGAGATTTTAAAGATAGGAGTTCCAGTAGGTGCTCAGGCCTGGTCGCAAAGAACAGACAGCAGAGTCCCCATAAACAGGGAAAACATACAGAGAGCAATGACCAAACTGATGGTTGGTTCGGAAGCTGAGGAAATGCGAAGCCGTGCAGCTGCCTTAGGAAAATTGGCTAAAATGGCTGTGGAGAAAGGTGGATCCTCTGACAACAACTTGGTTTCCTTGCTAGAAGAATTGAGGAAGAAGCAAAGCAACTCCAACTGA
- the LOC107797495 gene encoding cysteine--tRNA ligase 2, cytoplasmic isoform X1 encodes MYICGVSPYDFSHIGHARSYVAFDVLYRYLKYLRYDVVYVCNFSDVDEKIIRRANEFGEDPIALSGRYCQEFQKDMDDLQCLPPTHQPRVSEHMEEIKEMIAKVMTNGYAYTVDGDVYFSVDSFPEYGRLSGRKLEDNRAGGRLAVDSRKRNPADFALWKAAKPGEPSWDSPWGRGRPGWHIECSAMSAYYLTHSFDIHGGGMDLIFPHHENEIAQNCAACGPESNVSCWIHNGFVTIDDEKMSKSLGNFFTIREVTQLYHPIALRYFLLGTHYRSPVNYSISQIEIASESVYYIYQTLHDNEEALSAFQQGTETETKVKGVRVSPQAQECISELRNELEIKLSDDLHTPAILNTALQEALRLMNSYVNMLKKKQQQLSVILYLTELQKEVKAVLDVLGLLLGSTCAEVLQQFKERALKRADLTEEDILRAIEERALARKNKEFARSDQIRTDLVAKGIALMDIGTETVWRPCVRRGQEQPAPPAQLEQSAAAVQKEPPVAPSQLKQSAAARQKEQPAASLQPPPWSCALAISKEDHDISEGTTDYTLSHQGNKYLEINWTQ; translated from the exons ATGTACATATGTGGTGTTAGCCCCTATGACTTCAGTCACATCGGCCATGCCCGTTCATATGTCGCCTTCGACGTTCTCTACAG ATATCTGAAATACTTGAGATATGATGTTGTGTATGTGTGCAACTTCTCAGATGTAGATGAAAAG ATAATTCGTCGGGCTAATGAGTTTGGAGAGGACCCAATAGCTTTGAGTGGTCGATACTGCCAGGAGTTTCAAAAAGACATGGATGATCTCCAATGCCTCCCACCAACTCATCAACCTCGTGTTAGTGAGCATATGGAGGAGATTAAGGAAATGATAGCTAAG GTAATGACTAATGGCTATGCCTATACAGTTGATGGAGATGTTTATTTCTCTGTCGATAGTTTTCCAGAGTATGGTCGCCTATCTGGACGAAAATTAGAAGATAATCGAGCTGGAGGACGCCTTGCAGTTGATTCAAGAAAGCGAAATCCTGCTGACTTTGCCTTGTGGAAG GCTGCAAAGCCTGGTGAACCAAGTTGGGACAGCCCCTGGGGTCGTGGAAGACCAGGTTGGCATATAGAATGCAGTGCAATGAGTGCCTACTATTTAACACATTCTTTTGATATACATGGTGGTGGAATGGACTTGATTTTTCCTCACCATGAGAATGAGATTGCCCAGAATTGCGCTGCTTGTGGCCCGGAGAGTAATGTTAGCTGCTGGATACATAATGGTTTTGTTACCATAGATGACGAGAAAATGTCGAAATCATTGGGGAACTTCTTCACTATACGTGAG GTTACTCAATTGTACCATCCCATTGCATTGAGGTACTTCTTGTTGGGGACGCACTACCGATCTCCTGTTAATTACTCAATATCACAGATAGAAATTGCTTCAGAATCTGTGTATTACATTTATCAG ACCTTACATGATAATGAAGAAGCTTTGTCTGCTTTCCAACAAGGAACCGAAACAGAAACAAAAGTAAAGGGGGTGCGTGTTAGCCCTCAGGCCCAAGAATGCATCAGCGAGTTGCGTAATGAGTTGGAGATAAAGCTTTCTGATGATTTGCATACACCTGCAATTTTAAATACTGCTCTTCAAGAAGCCCTTAGACTTATGAATAGCTATGTGAACATGCTGAAG AAAAAGCAGCAACAGTTATCTGTTATTCTGTACCTAACCGAGCTCCAGAAAGAAGTGAAGGCAGTGCTAGATGTCCTTGGATTGCTCCTTGGTTCAACTTGTGCTGAG GTTTTGCAGCAGTTTAAAGAGAGAGCACTGAAAAGGGCTGACTTGACGGAGGAAGATATTTTGCGTGCAATAGAGGAAAGAGCACTAGCAAGGAAAAATAAGGAGTTTGCAAGAAGCGATCAGATTAGAACAGATTTAGTGGCCAAGGGAATTGCTTTAATGGACATAGGGACAGAAACAGTTTGGAGGCCTTGTGTAAGACGTGGACAAGAACAGCCTGCCCCGCCAGCTCAACTTGAGCAGTCTGCTGCAGCAGTGCAAAAAGAACCGCCTGTTGCACCATCTCAACTAAAACAGTCCGCTGCAGCACGGCAAAAAGAACAGCCTGCTGCGTCACTTCAACCACCACCTTGGTCATGCGCATTGGCAATTAGTAAAGAGGATCATGACATATCTGAAGGAACTACGGATTACACACTTAGTCACCAGGGCAACAAATATCTTGAGATTAATTGGACACAATGA
- the LOC107797495 gene encoding cysteine--tRNA ligase, chloroplastic/mitochondrial isoform X3: MYICGVSPYDFSHIGHARSYVAFDVLYRYLKYLRYDVVYVCNFSDVDEKIIRRANEFGEDPIALSGRYCQEFQKDMDDLQCLPPTHQPRVSEHMEEIKEMIAKVMTNGYAYTVDGDVYFSVDSFPEYGRLSGRKLEDNRAGGRLAVDSRKRNPADFALWKAAKPGEPSWDSPWGRGRPGWHIECSAMSAYYLTHSFDIHGGGMDLIFPHHENEIAQNCAACGPESNVSCWIHNGFVTIDDEKMSKSLGNFFTIREVTQLYHPIALRYFLLGTHYRSPVNYSISQIEIASESVYYIYQVLQQFKERALKRADLTEEDILRAIEERALARKNKEFARSDQIRTDLVAKGIALMDIGTETVWRPCVRRGQEQPAPPAQLEQSAAAVQKEPPVAPSQLKQSAAARQKEQPAASLQPPPWSCALAISKEDHDISEGTTDYTLSHQGNKYLEINWTQ; encoded by the exons ATGTACATATGTGGTGTTAGCCCCTATGACTTCAGTCACATCGGCCATGCCCGTTCATATGTCGCCTTCGACGTTCTCTACAG ATATCTGAAATACTTGAGATATGATGTTGTGTATGTGTGCAACTTCTCAGATGTAGATGAAAAG ATAATTCGTCGGGCTAATGAGTTTGGAGAGGACCCAATAGCTTTGAGTGGTCGATACTGCCAGGAGTTTCAAAAAGACATGGATGATCTCCAATGCCTCCCACCAACTCATCAACCTCGTGTTAGTGAGCATATGGAGGAGATTAAGGAAATGATAGCTAAG GTAATGACTAATGGCTATGCCTATACAGTTGATGGAGATGTTTATTTCTCTGTCGATAGTTTTCCAGAGTATGGTCGCCTATCTGGACGAAAATTAGAAGATAATCGAGCTGGAGGACGCCTTGCAGTTGATTCAAGAAAGCGAAATCCTGCTGACTTTGCCTTGTGGAAG GCTGCAAAGCCTGGTGAACCAAGTTGGGACAGCCCCTGGGGTCGTGGAAGACCAGGTTGGCATATAGAATGCAGTGCAATGAGTGCCTACTATTTAACACATTCTTTTGATATACATGGTGGTGGAATGGACTTGATTTTTCCTCACCATGAGAATGAGATTGCCCAGAATTGCGCTGCTTGTGGCCCGGAGAGTAATGTTAGCTGCTGGATACATAATGGTTTTGTTACCATAGATGACGAGAAAATGTCGAAATCATTGGGGAACTTCTTCACTATACGTGAG GTTACTCAATTGTACCATCCCATTGCATTGAGGTACTTCTTGTTGGGGACGCACTACCGATCTCCTGTTAATTACTCAATATCACAGATAGAAATTGCTTCAGAATCTGTGTATTACATTTATCAG GTTTTGCAGCAGTTTAAAGAGAGAGCACTGAAAAGGGCTGACTTGACGGAGGAAGATATTTTGCGTGCAATAGAGGAAAGAGCACTAGCAAGGAAAAATAAGGAGTTTGCAAGAAGCGATCAGATTAGAACAGATTTAGTGGCCAAGGGAATTGCTTTAATGGACATAGGGACAGAAACAGTTTGGAGGCCTTGTGTAAGACGTGGACAAGAACAGCCTGCCCCGCCAGCTCAACTTGAGCAGTCTGCTGCAGCAGTGCAAAAAGAACCGCCTGTTGCACCATCTCAACTAAAACAGTCCGCTGCAGCACGGCAAAAAGAACAGCCTGCTGCGTCACTTCAACCACCACCTTGGTCATGCGCATTGGCAATTAGTAAAGAGGATCATGACATATCTGAAGGAACTACGGATTACACACTTAGTCACCAGGGCAACAAATATCTTGAGATTAATTGGACACAATGA
- the LOC107797495 gene encoding cysteine--tRNA ligase 2, cytoplasmic isoform X2 → MYICGVSPYDFSHIGHARSYVAFDVLYRYLKYLRYDVVYVCNFSDVDEKIIRRANEFGEDPIALSGRYCQEFQKDMDDLQCLPPTHQPRVSEHMEEIKEMIAKVMTNGYAYTVDGDVYFSVDSFPEYGRLSGRKLEDNRAGGRLAVDSRKRNPADFALWKAAKPGEPSWDSPWGRGRPGWHIECSAMSAYYLTHSFDIHGGGMDLIFPHHENEIAQNCAACGPESNVSCWIHNGFVTIDDEKMSKSLGNFFTIREVTQLYHPIALRYFLLGTHYRSPVNYSISQIEIASESVYYIYQTLHDNEEALSAFQQGTETETKVKGVRVSPQAQECISELRNELEIKLSDDLHTPAILNTALQEALRLMNSYVNMLKVGTLPSFFTSAHGWCGTNVPLSLDTFQKKQQQLSVILYLTELQKEVKAVLDVLGLLLGSTCAEVLQQFKERALKRADLTEEDILRAIEERALARKNKEFARSDQIRTDLVAKGIALMDIGTETVWRPCVRRGQEQPAPPAQLEQSAAAVQKEPPVAPSQLKQSAAARQKEQPAASLQPPPWSCALAISKEDHDISEGTTDYTLSHQGNKYLEINWTQ, encoded by the exons ATGTACATATGTGGTGTTAGCCCCTATGACTTCAGTCACATCGGCCATGCCCGTTCATATGTCGCCTTCGACGTTCTCTACAG ATATCTGAAATACTTGAGATATGATGTTGTGTATGTGTGCAACTTCTCAGATGTAGATGAAAAG ATAATTCGTCGGGCTAATGAGTTTGGAGAGGACCCAATAGCTTTGAGTGGTCGATACTGCCAGGAGTTTCAAAAAGACATGGATGATCTCCAATGCCTCCCACCAACTCATCAACCTCGTGTTAGTGAGCATATGGAGGAGATTAAGGAAATGATAGCTAAG GTAATGACTAATGGCTATGCCTATACAGTTGATGGAGATGTTTATTTCTCTGTCGATAGTTTTCCAGAGTATGGTCGCCTATCTGGACGAAAATTAGAAGATAATCGAGCTGGAGGACGCCTTGCAGTTGATTCAAGAAAGCGAAATCCTGCTGACTTTGCCTTGTGGAAG GCTGCAAAGCCTGGTGAACCAAGTTGGGACAGCCCCTGGGGTCGTGGAAGACCAGGTTGGCATATAGAATGCAGTGCAATGAGTGCCTACTATTTAACACATTCTTTTGATATACATGGTGGTGGAATGGACTTGATTTTTCCTCACCATGAGAATGAGATTGCCCAGAATTGCGCTGCTTGTGGCCCGGAGAGTAATGTTAGCTGCTGGATACATAATGGTTTTGTTACCATAGATGACGAGAAAATGTCGAAATCATTGGGGAACTTCTTCACTATACGTGAG GTTACTCAATTGTACCATCCCATTGCATTGAGGTACTTCTTGTTGGGGACGCACTACCGATCTCCTGTTAATTACTCAATATCACAGATAGAAATTGCTTCAGAATCTGTGTATTACATTTATCAG ACCTTACATGATAATGAAGAAGCTTTGTCTGCTTTCCAACAAGGAACCGAAACAGAAACAAAAGTAAAGGGGGTGCGTGTTAGCCCTCAGGCCCAAGAATGCATCAGCGAGTTGCGTAATGAGTTGGAGATAAAGCTTTCTGATGATTTGCATACACCTGCAATTTTAAATACTGCTCTTCAAGAAGCCCTTAGACTTATGAATAGCTATGTGAACATGCTGAAGGTGGGAACTCTACCTTCTTTTTTCACTTCTGCTCATGGCTGGTGTGGTACAAATGTTCCATTATCTCTTGATACTTTCCAGAAAAAGCAGCAACAGTTATCTGTTATTCTGTACCTAACCGAGCTCCAGAAAGAAGTGAAGGCAGTGCTAGATGTCCTTGGATTGCTCCTTGGTTCAACTTGTGCTGAG GTTTTGCAGCAGTTTAAAGAGAGAGCACTGAAAAGGGCTGACTTGACGGAGGAAGATATTTTGCGTGCAATAGAGGAAAGAGCACTAGCAAGGAAAAATAAGGAGTTTGCAAGAAGCGATCAGATTAGAACAGATTTAGTGGCCAAGGGAATTGCTTTAATGGACATAGGGACAGAAACAGTTTGGAGGCCTTGTGTAAGACGTGGACAAGAACAGCCTGCCCCGCCAGCTCAACTTGAGCAGTCTGCTGCAGCAGTGCAAAAAGAACCGCCTGTTGCACCATCTCAACTAAAACAGTCCGCTGCAGCACGGCAAAAAGAACAGCCTGCTGCGTCACTTCAACCACCACCTTGGTCATGCGCATTGGCAATTAGTAAAGAGGATCATGACATATCTGAAGGAACTACGGATTACACACTTAGTCACCAGGGCAACAAATATCTTGAGATTAATTGGACACAATGA